In a single window of the Methylophaga frappieri genome:
- a CDS encoding Fur family transcriptional regulator produces MEVDEILNRAERTCFERGAKLTPKRRKVLEIILTESRPLSAYDIVDSYQQRYFQSIPAMSVYRMLEFLISHNLAHKLTSANKFIACSSIGNEQLGQTSQFLICDKCQSVNEINIDHDLFAQLLKDIGDNNFKLIDTQLELHGLCENCQVSDL; encoded by the coding sequence ATGGAAGTGGATGAAATTTTAAATCGAGCCGAAAGAACCTGCTTTGAGCGGGGGGCAAAATTGACACCTAAACGTCGAAAAGTGCTGGAAATTATACTGACAGAGTCCAGGCCGCTATCTGCCTATGATATTGTTGACTCATATCAACAGAGATATTTCCAAAGCATCCCGGCTATGTCCGTTTATCGGATGTTGGAATTTCTCATTTCTCATAACTTGGCGCATAAATTAACTTCGGCAAACAAATTTATCGCCTGTTCGTCTATCGGGAATGAACAGCTCGGCCAGACATCACAATTTTTAATCTGCGATAAGTGTCAGTCGGTTAATGAAATTAATATTGACCACGATTTGTTTGCTCAATTACTGAAGGATATCGGTGATAACAATTTTAAGCTCATTGATACGCAGCTTGAGCTTCACGGGTTATGCGAGAACTGCCAGGTATCCGATCTATGA
- a CDS encoding SufE family protein: protein MSQSSSHESIQDAQTQIIHNFRAFNDWVDRYAYLVDMGKKIIRDGNHLKSDQYKITGCQSNVWLCTEVTDNKLYFSGTSDSTIVAGLMALLFRVYSGHTADEIQRASPDFITQTGLLHNLTSQRSTGLARMIEQIYLSAHQSYQQQALSK from the coding sequence ATGTCACAGTCCTCCAGTCACGAGAGCATTCAAGATGCACAAACCCAGATTATTCATAATTTTCGGGCATTCAATGATTGGGTAGACCGCTATGCCTACTTGGTTGATATGGGGAAAAAAATCATTCGTGATGGCAACCACCTAAAATCCGATCAGTACAAAATCACGGGTTGCCAATCAAATGTATGGCTTTGCACGGAGGTTACTGACAATAAATTGTACTTTTCAGGTACCAGCGACTCAACCATCGTCGCAGGGCTAATGGCATTATTATTCCGGGTCTATTCAGGCCACACCGCTGATGAGATACAACGAGCATCGCCAGACTTTATTACGCAAACGGGTCTTCTTCACAATTTGACCTCTCAGCGTTCAACCGGTCTTGCTCGCATGATTGAACAGATTTATCTCTCTGCCCATCAATCCTACCAACAGCAGGCTTTATCGAAATGA
- a CDS encoding NAD(P)/FAD-dependent oxidoreductase yields MNSSYDVIIVGAGAAGVGMATKLQMIPELSFVVLEAGEIGESFRRWPKQTRFITPSFHSNPFGLADLNAITEYSSPAIFCQSQHPTGKQYADYLTFMAQGFELPIIEDCQVTTVKRLNGQGFSLETSQGQIQSRYLIWATGEFQFPDVNPFMGAEYCIHYATVSDWADYEAEEFIVIGGYESGVDASVNLIKQGHVVRLLVKKDSWEAENMYDPSLSLSPHTRDRLNEALASGKLLLEFGVHVDQVLQHTDQTFHVHAEDGRSWSINHAPILATGFLSGGGAQQIASLWAWDNDGHLLLTEADESTITPGLFLIGPQVRQEDRLYCFIYKFRQRFTQMAKLIALCLNYDDSQLHSESDPWGPYGNSDCCEGCEC; encoded by the coding sequence ATGAATTCCTCCTACGATGTGATCATTGTTGGTGCAGGTGCTGCCGGTGTTGGCATGGCAACAAAACTGCAAATGATTCCGGAGTTGTCATTTGTTGTTTTAGAGGCGGGTGAGATTGGCGAATCGTTTCGACGCTGGCCAAAACAAACCCGATTCATTACGCCATCATTTCATAGCAATCCGTTTGGACTCGCTGACCTTAATGCCATCACAGAATACAGTTCACCAGCCATTTTTTGTCAATCACAACACCCGACGGGTAAACAATATGCCGATTACCTGACATTTATGGCACAGGGATTTGAGTTGCCAATTATTGAAGATTGTCAGGTAACGACCGTCAAACGGCTTAACGGACAGGGCTTTAGCTTAGAAACATCACAAGGACAAATCCAATCTCGATACCTTATCTGGGCAACCGGTGAATTTCAGTTTCCAGATGTCAATCCATTCATGGGTGCTGAATATTGTATTCACTATGCGACAGTCAGTGACTGGGCTGATTATGAGGCCGAAGAATTTATTGTGATCGGTGGATATGAAAGCGGCGTTGATGCGAGTGTCAATTTAATCAAACAAGGACATGTTGTTCGCTTATTGGTAAAAAAAGATAGCTGGGAAGCGGAAAATATGTATGACCCCAGTCTATCGCTTTCCCCCCACACCCGAGATCGACTTAACGAGGCGCTCGCATCGGGGAAATTATTGTTGGAGTTTGGCGTACATGTTGACCAAGTTCTTCAACATACAGACCAAACCTTTCATGTTCATGCTGAGGATGGCCGGTCTTGGTCAATCAATCATGCTCCGATTTTGGCAACCGGATTTTTATCTGGTGGTGGCGCACAGCAAATCGCGTCGTTATGGGCTTGGGATAACGATGGCCATTTATTGTTAACCGAAGCAGATGAATCGACCATCACACCAGGGCTGTTTTTGATTGGGCCACAAGTTCGTCAGGAAGATCGACTCTACTGTTTTATTTATAAATTTCGCCAACGATTTACTCAAATGGCCAAACTCATCGCACTTTGTCTAAATTATGACGATAGTCAGCTGCACAGTGAGTCTGATCCTTGGGGACCTTATGGAAATAGTGACTGCTGCGAGGGCTGCGAATGTTAA
- a CDS encoding arsenic resistance protein, with protein MLNLITPIYRNGLGLTALLLLTGIVVGSVTGYLAPNIATYISDFMDPTLFVLIVLLFFTIRFNPIITDKRKLKFIAIAVIANFVFVPLIGFAIASVFLNHYPLFMLGLMIYFMSPCTDWFLGFTRLCRGDTMLGAALMPINMTLQLLLFPLFLYLFSQNIVELETGIITDTLLNWFIEPVLIALTARLALKLVLNHDQITRLLDKVNRLIPFIIALLIMQIFAGNIDVLLGHIDVFIWMLLAVFCFFVLTFMLSEFVSKRFSLPYSEHVLLTMTVAARNAPLMLAVTMVVLPSQPLIYAAIVIGMLLEFPHLTLLSHLLMRSSHSKTAERLA; from the coding sequence ATGTTAAACCTAATTACACCAATTTATCGAAACGGTTTGGGCCTTACCGCTCTCCTGCTTTTAACAGGCATTGTAGTTGGTTCTGTGACTGGCTATCTGGCTCCCAACATAGCCACTTATATCAGCGACTTTATGGATCCAACACTGTTTGTGTTGATTGTATTACTGTTTTTCACGATACGTTTTAACCCAATTATTACCGATAAGCGAAAGCTGAAATTTATTGCCATCGCGGTTATCGCGAATTTTGTGTTTGTGCCATTGATTGGCTTCGCCATTGCGTCGGTCTTTTTAAACCATTACCCCCTGTTTATGTTGGGGTTAATGATTTATTTCATGTCACCTTGTACAGATTGGTTTTTAGGCTTTACCCGTCTCTGCCGAGGCGACACGATGCTCGGTGCGGCGCTAATGCCGATCAATATGACATTACAATTATTGCTTTTCCCGCTTTTTTTATATTTATTCAGTCAAAATATTGTTGAATTAGAAACCGGCATTATCACCGATACCTTATTGAACTGGTTTATTGAACCCGTCCTGATTGCGCTGACTGCACGATTGGCACTGAAGCTTGTGTTAAATCATGACCAAATTACACGGCTGCTGGATAAAGTGAATCGACTTATCCCATTCATCATTGCCTTGCTGATTATGCAAATTTTTGCCGGCAATATTGATGTGTTGCTGGGCCATATTGATGTTTTCATCTGGATGTTACTGGCAGTGTTTTGCTTTTTTGTACTGACCTTTATGCTCAGTGAGTTTGTCAGTAAGCGATTTTCTCTGCCTTATTCAGAACATGTTTTACTCACCATGACCGTAGCAGCACGAAATGCGCCATTAATGTTAGCGGTCACCATGGTTGTTTTACCATCACAGCCCTTAATTTACGCAGCCATTGTTATTGGCATGCTCCTGGAGTTTCCACACCTTACCTTGTTAAGCCATTTGCTGATGCGTTCATCACACTCAAAAACAGCAGAACGATTGGCATGA
- the thrS gene encoding threonine--tRNA ligase — MSLSSSHASSLIKVQLASGQAHTFSEPVRIDEALQALMPTKTRFVVAATVDGQPHDLSDVLHSDCVVEPVFANTEQGIDIIRHSTAHLFGHAVKQLFPDTKMVIGPVIDNGFFYDIDSEHRFTPEDLATIQERMEALAKTAYTVVKKMTAKAEARAIFEARGESYKVRLIDDMAEDIKEVGLYYHEEYIDMCRGPHVPTMSFCNAFQLTKLAGAYWRGDANNDMLQRIYGTAWSDKKALKAYLHQLEEAEKRDHRKLGRQLDLFHFQEEAPGSVFWHPKGWQVLQQLIAYLRRRQSAEDYDEINSPDAMDRSLWETSGHWENYREHMFTTETADGRVLAMKPMNCPGSVLLYKQGVKSYRDLPVRMSEFGKVHRYEPSGALHGLLRVRHFTQDDAHIYCTPAQMQPECVAAIALLLDIYKQLGFDDIRIKLSTRPDNRIGSDETWDRLEQALIDALDELQLHYQVNEGEGAFYGPKLEFVLQDAIKRDWQCGTLQVDMNLPARFELSYIDASGAPQAPVMLHRAILGSLERFIGILIEQYEGKLPVWLSPVQLVICTIHEGLSGYAEQVAQLLRNAGCRVDIDSRSEKIGYKIRQHTLQRIPYIAVIGDKEKENQTLSLRQLNGDNLGTLQLNEVVAMMSEAIQPPDQKAQAQQLQAVLEALQPKQADTHE, encoded by the coding sequence ATGTCATTATCCTCATCACACGCTAGTTCCTTGATCAAAGTTCAACTCGCATCAGGACAAGCGCACACCTTCAGTGAACCTGTACGTATCGATGAAGCACTGCAGGCCCTGATGCCGACAAAAACGCGCTTTGTCGTAGCAGCCACAGTAGATGGGCAACCCCATGATTTATCGGACGTTCTCCATAGCGACTGTGTGGTTGAGCCGGTGTTTGCCAACACGGAGCAAGGCATCGACATCATTCGTCATTCCACAGCACATTTGTTTGGTCATGCCGTCAAACAACTGTTTCCTGACACTAAAATGGTCATAGGCCCGGTCATTGATAATGGCTTTTTTTATGACATCGACAGTGAGCACCGCTTTACGCCGGAAGACTTAGCCACCATTCAAGAGCGAATGGAAGCCCTGGCTAAGACCGCTTATACCGTTGTCAAAAAAATGACCGCCAAGGCTGAAGCCCGGGCAATATTTGAAGCCCGGGGCGAAAGCTACAAGGTGCGGCTCATTGATGATATGGCTGAGGACATCAAAGAAGTCGGCCTGTATTACCACGAAGAATACATTGATATGTGTCGTGGCCCGCATGTGCCGACTATGTCCTTCTGCAACGCCTTTCAATTAACCAAGCTGGCCGGCGCCTACTGGCGTGGCGATGCCAACAACGACATGCTGCAGCGTATTTATGGCACTGCATGGTCGGATAAAAAAGCCCTCAAGGCCTACTTGCATCAGCTTGAAGAAGCGGAAAAACGCGACCACCGCAAGCTGGGCCGTCAACTCGATCTGTTTCATTTTCAGGAAGAGGCGCCGGGCTCGGTATTCTGGCACCCCAAGGGCTGGCAAGTCCTGCAGCAGTTAATTGCCTACCTGCGCCGTCGCCAGTCAGCCGAAGACTATGACGAAATCAATTCGCCAGATGCGATGGACAGAAGCCTCTGGGAAACCTCCGGTCACTGGGAAAACTACCGCGAGCATATGTTTACCACGGAGACCGCCGACGGTCGTGTATTGGCGATGAAGCCGATGAACTGTCCAGGCAGCGTGTTGCTCTACAAGCAGGGGGTAAAAAGCTACCGTGACCTACCGGTTCGCATGAGTGAGTTCGGTAAAGTGCACCGCTATGAGCCGTCTGGAGCCTTGCATGGTTTGTTGCGAGTCAGACACTTTACTCAGGATGACGCCCATATCTACTGCACCCCTGCTCAAATGCAGCCGGAGTGTGTTGCTGCCATTGCCCTGTTGTTGGATATCTATAAACAGTTAGGCTTTGACGATATCCGCATCAAGCTGTCTACCCGGCCAGACAATCGCATTGGTTCGGATGAGACCTGGGATCGCCTAGAGCAGGCCCTCATTGACGCACTGGATGAGTTACAACTGCACTACCAAGTCAATGAAGGTGAAGGCGCATTTTATGGCCCCAAACTGGAATTTGTCTTACAAGACGCCATCAAACGCGACTGGCAGTGCGGCACCTTACAAGTGGATATGAACCTGCCTGCCCGTTTTGAGCTCAGCTACATTGATGCCAGTGGCGCGCCTCAAGCACCGGTGATGCTGCATCGTGCCATTCTGGGCTCACTGGAGCGCTTTATCGGTATTCTTATCGAACAGTATGAAGGCAAGCTGCCCGTCTGGTTATCCCCTGTTCAACTGGTTATCTGCACCATACATGAAGGCCTCAGCGGTTACGCAGAGCAGGTTGCCCAGCTACTGCGTAATGCGGGATGTCGTGTCGATATCGATAGCCGTTCAGAAAAAATAGGCTACAAAATTCGTCAGCACACCTTGCAGCGTATCCCCTACATTGCCGTTATCGGTGATAAAGAAAAAGAGAATCAGACACTCTCACTTCGCCAGTTGAACGGTGACAACCTGGGAACGCTTCAACTGAATGAGGTTGTCGCGATGATGAGCGAAGCGATTCAACCACCCGACCAGAAAGCGCAGGCTCAGCAACTTCAGGCTGTGCTGGAAGCATTGCAACCCAAACAGGCTGACACCCATGAATGA
- a CDS encoding dihydroorotase: protein MNDTQAVSRHADLLITDGTVITPSGERHIDIACRHGRVVALGDLQSQWSADTTLSVKGLHMMPGVMDTQVHFREPGLTHKETIEAGTRGAVLGGITGIFEMPNTNPLTMHKADLDAKLDIAKRSAWCDYAFYLGGSAVNAEQLAELELLPGCSGVKVFMGSSFGDLLTDDQTILERILMSGQRRVAIHAEDEQRLRERRQLVEADQDVRQHPFWRDVDSALFATKRIVALSEKTCRRLHVLHISTEEEITFLAEHKHHVSVEVTPHHLTMSAPACYERLGSLAQMNPPVREKRHQDALWRAINNGIVDVIGSDHAPHTLEEKAKPYPNSPSGMTGVQTLLPVMLDHVHHGRLTLQRLADLTSAGPARLFNIQGKGRIAVGYDADFSIVDLSARRTIENSWIASQSGWSPYDGKAITGWPIHTIVRGNIVVRDEALSTRPDAQPIQFDYHQ, encoded by the coding sequence ATGAATGATACGCAAGCAGTATCCCGTCACGCTGACTTACTGATCACTGACGGCACCGTCATCACCCCATCCGGTGAACGGCACATTGATATCGCCTGCCGACATGGACGTGTTGTGGCATTAGGTGATTTGCAGTCTCAGTGGTCAGCAGACACCACCTTATCCGTGAAGGGCCTGCATATGATGCCCGGTGTGATGGACACACAGGTGCACTTCCGTGAACCGGGTTTAACCCACAAAGAGACGATTGAAGCGGGTACCCGAGGTGCCGTGCTTGGCGGGATCACCGGCATCTTCGAGATGCCCAACACCAACCCGTTGACGATGCATAAAGCCGATCTTGATGCCAAGCTGGATATCGCTAAACGCTCCGCCTGGTGTGACTATGCCTTCTATCTCGGTGGCTCTGCCGTGAATGCTGAGCAATTGGCCGAATTGGAATTGCTCCCCGGTTGCTCCGGCGTAAAAGTGTTTATGGGTAGCTCCTTTGGTGATTTGTTAACCGATGATCAAACCATACTTGAGCGTATTTTGATGTCGGGCCAGCGTCGTGTGGCAATTCATGCTGAGGATGAACAACGTCTGCGTGAGCGTCGTCAGCTTGTTGAAGCCGATCAAGACGTTCGTCAGCACCCTTTTTGGCGCGATGTCGACAGTGCCTTATTTGCGACCAAACGCATCGTCGCTTTGTCTGAAAAGACCTGTCGTCGCTTGCATGTGCTTCATATCAGTACTGAAGAAGAGATCACTTTCCTGGCAGAACATAAGCACCATGTCAGCGTTGAAGTCACGCCTCACCATCTGACCATGAGTGCGCCAGCGTGCTATGAACGCTTGGGTAGTCTCGCTCAAATGAACCCACCGGTCAGGGAAAAACGCCATCAGGACGCCTTATGGCGTGCCATCAACAATGGCATTGTTGATGTGATTGGCAGTGACCACGCCCCGCACACTCTGGAAGAAAAAGCCAAGCCTTATCCAAACTCACCCAGCGGTATGACTGGAGTGCAAACCCTGCTGCCGGTGATGCTCGATCATGTCCACCATGGTCGACTGACCCTGCAGCGTTTGGCCGATTTAACCAGTGCAGGTCCTGCGCGTTTATTCAATATTCAGGGCAAAGGACGTATTGCCGTGGGCTACGACGCCGACTTTTCTATTGTTGATCTCTCAGCCAGGCGCACCATTGAAAACAGCTGGATTGCCAGCCAGTCAGGCTGGTCACCTTACGATGGCAAAGCCATCACCGGTTGGCCGATTCATACCATCGTACGCGGCAATATCGTTGTTCGGGACGAGGCATTGTCGACCCGGCCGGACGCTCAGCCTATCCAGTTTGATTATCACCAGTAA
- the hisI gene encoding phosphoribosyl-AMP cyclohydrolase, producing the protein MTETSPSLFHDRKTIEQVEEGNELAPKFDEQGLISCITTDHASGEVLMLGYMNQEALSKTIETGEAHYWSRSRKTLWHKGKTSGLVQQVIEMRIDDDQDAIWLAVKVLGSGASCHVGYRSCFYRRVPVGQDREQQADLVFTEQTKVFEPEDVYGDAPNPTIL; encoded by the coding sequence ATGACCGAAACATCACCGTCCCTGTTTCACGACAGGAAAACCATCGAGCAGGTCGAGGAAGGCAACGAACTCGCGCCAAAATTTGATGAGCAGGGCTTGATTAGCTGTATTACCACCGACCATGCCTCAGGCGAGGTATTGATGCTGGGCTATATGAACCAGGAAGCGCTCAGCAAAACCATTGAAACCGGCGAGGCACATTATTGGAGTCGTTCACGGAAAACCTTGTGGCACAAAGGTAAGACCAGTGGCCTTGTCCAGCAGGTCATCGAAATGCGTATTGATGACGATCAGGATGCGATCTGGCTGGCAGTGAAGGTACTGGGCTCAGGCGCAAGCTGCCATGTTGGCTATCGCTCCTGCTTTTATCGTCGTGTCCCGGTCGGACAAGACCGTGAGCAACAAGCAGATCTGGTCTTCACCGAACAGACAAAAGTGTTTGAGCCGGAAGACGTCTACGGCGATGCGCCCAACCCAACCATACTCTAA
- a CDS encoding D-2-hydroxyglutarate dehydrogenase YdiJ — MIIQAVNSSSLISSVYQDFLHTLQQTGFVGEIESDYATRTVFATDNSIYQRLPQAIVFPATVEDVSLLASLMAQPAFTEIVITARGGGTGTNGQSLTDGIVVDLSRHLNRVLEINVDERWARVQAGVVKDQLNALLKPHGLFFSPELSTSNRATIGGMINTDASGQGSCVYGKTRDHVIELDTVVVGGEQLHTQAITATELAQHTASLSEREASIYQSLDKLSSENAALIASTFPKLNRCLTGYDLAHLNEKGEFNLNSVICGSEGTLGFVVEAKLNLLPIPNYSVLINLRYPSFMDALRDAKTLMEHQPLSIETVDSRVLQLAQKDSVWQSVCEYFPDDSGNVLGINLIEFSGDSKSSVDTEVSAFLAYLEQDQSIARSGYTLAAGEDAVKRVYGMRKRAVGLLGNSQGEARPQPFIEDMAVPPENLADFIAELRDLLDGHELQYGMFGHVDAGVLHVRPALDMKDPEQAALIRPITDHAVKLIEKYGGLLWGEHGKGLRSEYVPQFFGDLYPAIQQVKSLFDPNNQLNPGKIASPLGSAKDALLKIDGVALRGEYDRQIAPSNWQSFGASMHCNGNGACYNYDVNDAMCPSWKATRQRIHSPKGRASAMREWLRLQQLSGVDAAEKERASADYSSWQQLKQAVTKKRRKAEDSFNHEVYDAMAGCLACKSCVGQCPVKVNIPELRSRFLFLYHQRYFRPLREYLVASLEFFIPYLSRVSPLYNGVMGQAWVKRLLAKTIGMVDSPLFDSEHPAFQANLQQWGVKTATAEELSQLSAAEKERCVVLVQDTFTRYFDTRVLAALVELMSELGYSVWLAKHLPNGKPLHVQGFRTAFAKTAQRNIDALNALAALNVTLVGLDPAMTLIYRQEYAALTNAGSVPEVLLPQEWLMKHLPESSASTASATYKLFMHCTEKTNAASSTAQWQAVFKRRGLPMSVVSTGCCGMSGTYGHELRNLDTSTTIFQQSWAPQLAQTQPNEEVLATGYSCRSQVKRMQDVRLKHPVEVLLDSVKQERATH, encoded by the coding sequence ATGATTATTCAGGCAGTTAATTCATCATCCCTGATTTCTTCCGTCTACCAGGACTTTTTGCACACACTCCAGCAAACAGGCTTTGTCGGTGAAATAGAGAGCGACTACGCCACGCGTACCGTGTTTGCGACGGATAACTCTATTTATCAACGTCTGCCGCAGGCCATTGTCTTTCCGGCCACCGTAGAAGACGTAAGTCTGTTGGCTAGCTTGATGGCGCAGCCAGCGTTTACTGAAATCGTGATTACCGCAAGAGGCGGCGGTACGGGTACCAATGGACAGTCACTGACAGATGGCATTGTGGTGGACCTGTCTCGCCACTTAAACCGGGTACTGGAGATCAATGTGGATGAGCGTTGGGCCAGGGTGCAGGCCGGTGTGGTCAAAGATCAGTTAAATGCCTTACTGAAGCCTCATGGCTTGTTTTTCTCACCTGAGTTATCGACATCAAACAGAGCAACAATTGGCGGCATGATCAACACCGATGCCAGCGGCCAGGGTAGCTGTGTGTATGGCAAAACACGTGATCATGTGATTGAACTGGATACGGTTGTTGTCGGTGGTGAGCAGCTGCATACGCAGGCCATTACTGCGACAGAACTCGCGCAACATACCGCGAGCCTTAGTGAACGTGAGGCATCAATTTATCAATCCCTGGATAAGCTCAGCAGCGAAAATGCGGCATTGATAGCGTCAACCTTTCCTAAGTTGAATCGCTGCTTGACCGGCTATGACTTGGCGCACTTGAATGAGAAGGGTGAGTTCAATCTAAACAGTGTTATCTGTGGCTCTGAGGGCACCTTGGGCTTTGTGGTTGAAGCCAAGCTGAATTTACTCCCCATTCCCAACTACTCCGTGCTCATCAACCTTCGTTACCCGAGCTTCATGGACGCATTACGTGACGCCAAAACGTTGATGGAGCACCAACCACTCTCGATTGAAACGGTTGATTCGCGGGTGCTGCAATTGGCACAAAAAGACAGTGTTTGGCAGAGCGTTTGTGAATATTTCCCTGATGACAGTGGTAATGTTCTGGGTATTAACCTGATCGAGTTCAGCGGCGACAGCAAGTCGTCGGTTGATACCGAGGTGAGTGCTTTTTTGGCGTATCTGGAGCAGGATCAGTCCATAGCACGATCGGGTTATACCCTGGCTGCAGGTGAAGATGCGGTGAAGCGGGTCTATGGGATGCGTAAACGCGCCGTGGGTTTGCTCGGTAACTCGCAGGGTGAAGCCCGGCCGCAGCCGTTTATTGAAGATATGGCGGTACCGCCGGAAAACCTGGCCGATTTTATTGCTGAGCTTCGTGATTTACTGGATGGCCACGAACTGCAATACGGGATGTTCGGACACGTTGATGCCGGTGTTTTGCATGTCAGGCCGGCCTTGGATATGAAAGACCCGGAGCAGGCGGCGCTGATACGACCGATCACCGATCACGCGGTCAAACTGATTGAAAAGTATGGCGGCCTGTTATGGGGTGAGCATGGTAAAGGGTTGCGCTCTGAGTATGTGCCGCAATTCTTTGGCGACTTGTACCCGGCTATTCAGCAAGTCAAAAGCCTGTTTGATCCCAATAACCAGTTGAATCCCGGCAAGATTGCCTCGCCCTTGGGGTCTGCCAAAGACGCCTTACTTAAGATTGATGGTGTTGCTCTACGCGGTGAGTATGATCGACAAATCGCACCGTCAAACTGGCAAAGCTTTGGTGCCAGCATGCACTGTAATGGCAATGGCGCCTGCTATAACTACGACGTCAACGATGCCATGTGTCCATCATGGAAAGCGACACGGCAACGTATCCATTCTCCCAAAGGCCGTGCTTCGGCAATGCGCGAGTGGTTACGACTGCAGCAACTGAGTGGTGTGGATGCCGCTGAAAAAGAGCGTGCATCAGCTGATTACTCATCGTGGCAGCAACTCAAACAGGCTGTGACGAAAAAAAGGCGAAAGGCGGAAGACAGCTTTAACCATGAAGTTTACGATGCAATGGCGGGGTGTCTGGCCTGTAAATCCTGTGTCGGTCAATGCCCTGTTAAAGTGAACATTCCTGAGCTGCGATCACGGTTTTTGTTCCTCTATCATCAACGCTACTTCCGGCCATTGAGGGAGTATCTGGTGGCCTCGCTGGAGTTCTTTATCCCTTATCTATCGCGTGTTTCACCGCTTTACAACGGTGTGATGGGGCAGGCGTGGGTGAAGCGACTGTTGGCGAAAACCATTGGTATGGTGGACAGCCCGCTATTTGATTCAGAACATCCGGCTTTTCAAGCGAACTTACAGCAATGGGGCGTTAAAACGGCTACCGCTGAAGAATTATCTCAGCTGAGTGCCGCTGAGAAAGAACGCTGTGTGGTCTTGGTTCAGGATACCTTTACCCGCTATTTTGATACGCGTGTTTTAGCGGCATTGGTCGAGTTGATGTCTGAATTAGGTTACTCGGTGTGGTTGGCCAAACATCTTCCCAACGGCAAACCTTTACATGTTCAGGGCTTTAGAACAGCTTTTGCTAAAACGGCACAGCGTAATATCGACGCGTTGAATGCCTTGGCGGCGTTGAATGTGACCTTAGTCGGGCTGGATCCGGCGATGACCTTAATTTACCGACAAGAATATGCAGCCCTTACGAATGCTGGATCAGTGCCAGAGGTGTTACTGCCACAGGAATGGTTGATGAAACATTTACCTGAAAGCAGTGCGTCGACTGCGTCAGCCACCTATAAGCTATTCATGCACTGTACTGAAAAAACCAATGCGGCCAGCAGCACTGCACAGTGGCAAGCTGTATTCAAACGTCGCGGTCTGCCTATGTCTGTGGTGTCTACAGGCTGCTGTGGCATGTCAGGTACCTATGGTCATGAACTGCGAAATCTTGACACCTCGACTACGATTTTCCAGCAATCCTGGGCGCCACAATTAGCACAGACGCAGCCGAATGAAGAAGTGTTAGCGACCGGCTATTCGTGTCGTTCGCAAGTAAAAAGAATGCAGGATGTGAGGTTAAAACACCCGGTAGAGGTGTTGCTCGACTCCGTTAAACAAGAGCGAGCAACACACTAA